One part of the Anaerotruncus rubiinfantis genome encodes these proteins:
- the aspS gene encoding aspartate--tRNA ligase has product MDTMQGLKRTKYCGQFTADDIGKEVVACGWVQKTRDLGNLIFIDLRDRSGIVQLAFDDGTARDVHEKAASARAEYVLMVKGVVRRRESVNHEIPTGEIEIYAGDLRVLAKAQTPPFEITDHTNVKEELRLKYRYLDLRRGEMQDALMMRHKIVKIARDYYDENGFLEIETPMLIKSTPEGARDYLVPSRVKPGCFYALPQSPQQYKQLLMLSGYDRYMQIARCFRDEDLRADRQPEFTQIDMEMSFVEEEDVMAINEGFMARVFQDVLGIEVQTPFLRMPYQEAMDRFGSDKPDTRFGLELCDLSDLLANCEFKVFKGALEAGGSVRAINVKGAAANLSRKEIDKLTDFVKTYRAKGLAFTRLTADAESSSYEKFLTEDEKNAIRARMGAQTGDVILVVADGSSQVVYDSLGALRCELARRLDLIQKDTFNFLWVTKFPLFEYSEEEDRLVAKHHPFTHPALEDLDKLESDPAHCNARAYDMVLNGCEVGGGSIRINNPELQDRMFKALGFTEERAHAQFGYLIDAFKYGAPPHGGMAYGLDRLVMLMLQKDSIRDVIAFPKVQNASELMTQCPAEVDEQALKELSLKLDIQKEE; this is encoded by the coding sequence ATGGATACCATGCAGGGACTTAAACGAACCAAATACTGCGGACAGTTCACCGCGGACGATATCGGCAAAGAAGTGGTAGCCTGCGGGTGGGTGCAGAAAACCCGTGATCTTGGCAACCTCATTTTCATCGATCTGCGGGATCGAAGCGGTATTGTGCAGCTCGCCTTTGATGACGGCACCGCCCGCGATGTACACGAAAAAGCCGCTTCGGCGCGCGCGGAATACGTGCTGATGGTGAAAGGCGTGGTGCGCCGCCGCGAATCGGTGAACCATGAAATCCCCACTGGTGAAATTGAAATCTATGCAGGAGATCTGCGGGTGCTCGCCAAGGCGCAGACCCCGCCGTTTGAGATCACTGACCACACCAACGTCAAAGAGGAGCTGCGGCTCAAATACCGCTACCTCGACCTGCGGCGCGGCGAGATGCAGGACGCTTTGATGATGCGCCACAAGATCGTCAAGATCGCCCGCGACTATTATGATGAGAACGGCTTCCTTGAGATCGAAACCCCAATGCTCATCAAGTCCACGCCGGAAGGCGCGCGCGACTATCTGGTGCCCTCCCGCGTGAAACCGGGCTGTTTTTATGCGCTGCCGCAGTCGCCCCAGCAGTACAAGCAGCTGCTGATGCTTTCCGGCTACGACCGCTATATGCAGATCGCGCGGTGCTTCCGTGACGAGGACCTGCGCGCTGACCGCCAGCCGGAGTTCACCCAGATCGATATGGAGATGTCCTTTGTCGAAGAAGAGGACGTTATGGCCATCAACGAGGGTTTCATGGCCCGCGTTTTCCAGGACGTGCTGGGTATCGAGGTGCAGACGCCGTTTTTGCGGATGCCTTACCAGGAAGCGATGGACCGTTTCGGCTCGGATAAGCCGGACACCCGCTTCGGACTGGAACTCTGCGACCTGTCGGATCTGCTCGCGAACTGTGAATTCAAGGTGTTCAAAGGCGCGTTGGAGGCGGGCGGCAGCGTGCGCGCCATCAACGTGAAGGGCGCGGCGGCAAACCTCTCCCGCAAAGAGATCGACAAACTTACCGATTTTGTCAAAACTTACAGGGCCAAGGGTCTTGCCTTTACCCGGCTGACTGCGGACGCGGAATCCTCCTCATATGAAAAATTTCTCACCGAGGACGAGAAAAACGCCATCCGCGCGCGCATGGGAGCCCAGACCGGCGACGTGATCCTGGTGGTGGCAGACGGCAGCAGCCAGGTCGTTTATGACAGCCTGGGCGCGCTGCGCTGTGAACTGGCACGCCGGCTCGATCTGATCCAAAAGGACACTTTCAACTTCCTGTGGGTCACCAAATTCCCGCTTTTCGAATACAGCGAAGAGGAGGACCGGCTGGTCGCCAAGCACCATCCATTTACCCACCCGGCGCTCGAGGACCTCGACAAACTCGAAAGCGACCCGGCCCACTGCAACGCCCGCGCCTACGATATGGTCCTCAACGGCTGCGAAGTCGGCGGCGGTTCGATCCGTATCAACAATCCGGAGCTGCAGGATCGGATGTTCAAGGCGCTTGGATTCACCGAGGAGCGCGCGCACGCGCAGTTTGGCTATCTGATCGACGCGTTCAAGTACGGCGCGCCGCCGCATGGCGGCATGGCCTATGGCCTTGACCGTTTGGTGATGCTGATGCTCCAGAAGGATTCGATCCGCGATGTGATCGCCTTCCCGAAGGTGCAGAATGCGAGCGAACTGATGACTCAGTGCCCGGCTGAGGTGGACGAGCAGGCCCTCAAAGAGCTTTCGCTCAAGCTCGACATCCAGAAAGAAGAATAA
- a CDS encoding amidohydrolase family protein: MENIRRKLLKNALVMTLNEKDEILENGDLLIEDDLISEVGRGLNPQPGDQVIDCTGKLVMPGLVNAHLHSQENLFKGYLDNLPLEIWMLYTYPPLAYGPISHRLIYLRTMLGAIGMLKSGVTSVQDDFHEIPFATLEGESAAIQAYVDAGLRANVSMTETTKHLCDMIPYLREIFPKEVQDSIPNSRGSDEIYHTQEEIIQAWNGKEDVKIVVSTGAPQRCDIAHLQRMFRLAEQYDLPYHIHICETRAQRVTGHEFYGSTIAQFAESVGILAPRTTIAHNIWVDEKDLEVYARTGINAVHNTVSNLKLCSGVMPIIKLREAGVNVCLGTDGMSSNDSYNIFEVIKTTALLHKVTQPDFTKAPTSGEVLQMATKNAARSLMRSDEIGSLEEGKKADLLILDLTTDAFGPLTTPENLKNHLVYCENGTSIEKSIIRGKIVIDGHKIVSIDEKALLAELRSLMPAFWEDYKKTKAASDKLVSYLREMYWKCINHPDPMWRFTAPKSEYL; encoded by the coding sequence ATGGAAAATATCCGTCGGAAATTACTCAAAAATGCGCTCGTCATGACCCTGAACGAAAAGGACGAGATTCTCGAAAATGGTGATCTTTTGATCGAAGACGACTTGATCAGTGAAGTCGGCCGTGGGCTGAATCCACAGCCGGGCGACCAGGTCATCGACTGTACCGGCAAACTGGTGATGCCAGGCCTTGTCAACGCACATCTGCACTCACAGGAAAACTTATTCAAGGGCTATCTGGACAATCTGCCGCTCGAAATATGGATGCTCTACACCTATCCGCCGCTTGCGTATGGGCCGATTTCCCATCGGCTGATCTATCTGCGCACGATGCTAGGTGCGATTGGCATGCTCAAAAGCGGGGTCACCTCGGTACAGGACGACTTCCATGAGATTCCGTTCGCAACGCTGGAAGGGGAGAGCGCCGCCATTCAGGCGTATGTTGACGCAGGGCTGCGCGCGAACGTTTCTATGACCGAGACGACAAAACACCTGTGCGATATGATCCCCTATCTGCGGGAGATCTTCCCCAAGGAGGTACAGGACAGCATTCCCAACTCGCGCGGTTCGGACGAAATTTACCATACCCAGGAGGAGATCATCCAGGCATGGAACGGCAAGGAAGACGTGAAGATTGTCGTTTCTACCGGCGCGCCGCAGCGGTGCGATATCGCGCATCTGCAGCGGATGTTCAGACTGGCGGAACAGTACGATCTGCCGTACCATATCCACATCTGCGAAACCCGTGCGCAACGGGTCACCGGGCATGAATTTTATGGATCCACCATCGCGCAGTTCGCCGAATCTGTTGGGATTCTCGCACCGCGCACAACCATCGCTCACAACATCTGGGTGGATGAAAAGGATCTGGAAGTCTATGCCCGCACCGGCATCAACGCGGTGCATAATACGGTGAGCAACCTGAAGCTCTGCAGCGGCGTCATGCCGATCATCAAGCTGCGGGAAGCCGGGGTCAACGTCTGTCTCGGCACCGACGGCATGAGCAGCAACGACAGCTACAATATTTTCGAGGTGATCAAGACCACCGCGTTGCTGCATAAGGTCACCCAGCCGGATTTCACAAAAGCCCCCACCAGCGGGGAGGTCCTTCAGATGGCCACCAAAAATGCGGCCCGCAGCCTGATGCGCTCGGACGAGATCGGATCGCTCGAGGAGGGCAAAAAGGCCGACCTGCTGATTTTGGACCTCACGACCGATGCGTTCGGGCCGCTGACTACCCCGGAGAATCTCAAAAACCATCTGGTCTACTGCGAAAACGGCACTTCAATTGAAAAATCCATCATCCGCGGAAAAATTGTCATCGACGGCCACAAGATCGTTTCCATCGACGAAAAAGCGTTGCTTGCGGAACTGCGGAGTCTGATGCCCGCTTTCTGGGAGGACTACAAAAAGACCAAAGCGGCCTCCGACAAGCTGGTTTCGTACCTTCGGGAAATGTATTGGAAGTGCATCAACCATCCCGATCCGATGTGGCGATTTACTGCGCCAAAGTCCGAGTATCTCTGA
- a CDS encoding G5 domain-containing protein produces the protein MINLWNKVRALGRFMRSRAFAVSMLSVVLAFVVFQITTRTNVVYYMDQDQRTITFTMEDQPEKILQQFGSGMLSSKDINFSGISGHFAQINADHLLEASITVDGATTLYQVKRGTTVGELLYQQGITYDGNDLLSPASDKPLEQGDKIQLQRVEYERYTVDKPIPYKTVHKNTSLLRVGATRTIQPGIDGINTQTYVRRTVDGVKEDVQLLGEHVTRQPVTETILIGSVAAVSPLDFDLDVDEHGKPMEYARLLTEQIATGYSARPGAKTASGRYAVPGHVAVDPREIPYGSKLYIVSRDNSFIYGCAIAADTGTGLMQGIVDVDLFYDTYAESALNGRKILDIYVLE, from the coding sequence ATGATAAACCTATGGAACAAAGTCCGCGCGCTGGGCAGATTTATGCGCAGCCGGGCCTTTGCGGTAAGCATGTTGTCGGTGGTGCTGGCCTTTGTGGTATTCCAGATCACCACCCGTACCAACGTTGTTTACTACATGGATCAGGATCAGCGTACGATCACTTTTACCATGGAAGATCAGCCGGAAAAAATTCTGCAGCAATTTGGGAGCGGAATGCTTTCGTCAAAGGACATCAATTTTTCCGGGATATCCGGACACTTTGCACAGATCAATGCGGACCACCTGCTGGAAGCCAGCATCACCGTTGACGGTGCGACCACCCTTTATCAGGTCAAACGTGGTACGACCGTGGGGGAACTTCTTTATCAGCAGGGCATCACCTACGACGGCAATGACCTGCTCAGCCCCGCGTCCGACAAACCGCTGGAACAAGGAGATAAAATCCAGCTGCAGCGGGTGGAATATGAGCGGTATACGGTGGACAAACCGATTCCCTATAAGACGGTGCATAAAAACACCTCTCTGCTGCGCGTGGGCGCGACCCGGACCATCCAGCCGGGCATCGATGGGATCAACACCCAAACCTATGTGCGGCGCACAGTAGATGGGGTGAAAGAGGACGTGCAGCTGCTTGGTGAGCATGTGACCAGACAGCCGGTGACTGAAACCATTTTAATCGGATCGGTGGCAGCGGTCTCACCCCTGGATTTCGATTTGGATGTGGATGAACATGGAAAGCCGATGGAATATGCCCGGCTGCTGACCGAACAGATCGCTACCGGCTATAGCGCCCGCCCGGGCGCAAAGACTGCCAGCGGACGCTATGCGGTTCCGGGGCATGTGGCGGTGGACCCACGGGAAATCCCGTACGGTTCCAAACTCTATATCGTTTCGCGTGACAACAGCTTCATCTACGGCTGTGCGATCGCGGCCGATACCGGGACAGGCTTGATGCAGGGGATCGTGGATGTGGACCTGTTCTACGACACCTATGCGGAAAGCGCGCTCAACGGGCGCAAAATTCTGGATATCTATGTTTTGGAATGA
- a CDS encoding cyclase family protein, whose product MAKKVYDLTQELYMGMPIWPGHVRTVVWTHDTHEGTLKEPGGYSWESRGIMVSDHGGTHVDAVTHMTDDPAAPSIEQIPLDKFYGTAVCLDVSETDRDGFITPEILDRAEEKLRAAGQEIRPDDIVLLFTGAWAYHHDDKDFLTRYAGLDGPGTEWLVNKKVKNFGIDAPSTDNPKAPWFPSHLVTKEHWLIHIEYLADLRPVVNKRFMFYGFPLKVRGGTGSPIRAVAEVDE is encoded by the coding sequence ATGGCAAAGAAAGTATACGATCTGACACAGGAACTCTACATGGGTATGCCTATCTGGCCGGGACATGTGCGTACCGTGGTCTGGACCCACGATACCCATGAAGGCACCTTAAAGGAGCCGGGTGGGTATTCCTGGGAATCCCGCGGCATCATGGTCAGTGATCACGGCGGCACCCATGTGGATGCGGTCACCCATATGACTGACGATCCAGCCGCACCGTCGATTGAACAGATCCCGCTCGACAAGTTCTACGGGACGGCGGTCTGCCTGGATGTCTCCGAAACCGACCGCGATGGCTTCATCACACCTGAAATCCTCGACAGGGCGGAAGAGAAACTCAGAGCCGCAGGGCAGGAGATCCGGCCGGACGACATTGTTCTGCTCTTCACCGGCGCCTGGGCCTATCATCATGACGACAAGGACTTTTTAACCCGTTACGCCGGACTCGATGGCCCAGGAACCGAATGGCTGGTCAATAAGAAGGTCAAGAATTTCGGTATCGACGCCCCCAGCACCGACAATCCCAAAGCACCGTGGTTCCCTTCGCATCTTGTAACCAAGGAACATTGGCTGATCCACATCGAATACCTGGCGGATCTGCGCCCGGTTGTCAATAAACGTTTCATGTTCTACGGCTTCCCGCTCAAAGTCAGAGGCGGCACAGGGTCCCCGATCCGTGCGGTCGCTGAAGTGGATGAATAA
- the mgsA gene encoding methylglyoxal synthase, which translates to MNIALIAHDSKKELMVQFCIAYCGVFSRHSLCATGTTGKMVAEATGLEVFRFLGGSQGGDQQIAARIACNEIDLLLYFRDPIRANPGEPDDAGLLRLCDVHNIPVATNIATAEALIHALERGDLDWRNIVNPKR; encoded by the coding sequence ATGAACATCGCACTGATCGCACACGACTCCAAAAAGGAGCTGATGGTGCAGTTTTGCATCGCCTATTGCGGCGTCTTCAGCCGCCATAGCCTTTGCGCCACCGGCACCACCGGAAAGATGGTGGCGGAGGCAACCGGACTGGAAGTGTTCCGTTTCCTCGGCGGATCGCAGGGCGGCGACCAGCAGATTGCGGCGCGTATCGCCTGCAATGAGATCGACCTGCTGCTCTATTTCCGGGACCCGATCCGGGCTAATCCCGGCGAACCGGATGACGCGGGGCTGCTGCGCCTTTGTGATGTACACAACATTCCGGTCGCGACCAACATCGCCACTGCTGAAGCGCTTATCCATGCGCTGGAGCGCGGCGACCTCGACTGGCGCAACATTGTAAATCCAAAGCGTTGA
- a CDS encoding class I SAM-dependent rRNA methyltransferase, which translates to MKERNFPQAQITRKGQNALEGGHPWVYDTEVAKLSGPYENGGLVDVVSDKGRYLGTGLLSEKSKIRIRLISRNANDRFDEAFWERRFHYAWEYRKAVMGEQDLSCCRVIFGEADQFPGLTVDRFGDVLVTQTLSLGIERLKPVLLPALYRVLTADGQAVRGIYERNDVAIRELEGLEQSKGWYPLPGVTPPENTETIITENGIEYLVDFENGQKTGFFLDQKYNRQAVAKLAKDKRVLDCFTHTGSFALNAAKGGAGHVTAVDISEAAVALARENAKRNGLDGLMDFQAANVFDLLPTLENGPERYDFIILDPPAFTKSRKTVESASRGYKEINLRAMKLLPRGGYLATCSCSHFMTDELFRKMLHAAARDAAVQLRQIEARQQAPDHPILWNVPETDYLKFYLFQVV; encoded by the coding sequence ATGAAAGAACGCAATTTTCCGCAGGCGCAGATCACCCGAAAAGGCCAGAACGCCCTGGAAGGCGGGCATCCGTGGGTATATGACACGGAGGTCGCAAAGCTTTCCGGCCCGTATGAAAACGGCGGGCTTGTCGATGTGGTAAGCGACAAGGGCCGGTATCTGGGCACCGGGCTGCTCAGCGAAAAATCTAAGATCCGCATCCGGCTCATCTCCCGCAACGCGAACGACCGTTTTGACGAGGCCTTCTGGGAGCGCCGGTTCCATTATGCATGGGAATACCGCAAGGCGGTCATGGGGGAACAGGATCTCTCCTGCTGCCGGGTGATCTTTGGGGAAGCGGACCAGTTCCCTGGCCTCACCGTCGATCGGTTCGGGGATGTGCTGGTCACCCAGACCCTTTCGCTCGGCATCGAGCGGCTGAAACCGGTGCTGCTTCCCGCCCTTTACCGGGTGCTCACAGCGGACGGGCAGGCGGTGCGCGGCATCTATGAGCGCAACGATGTGGCGATCCGGGAGCTTGAAGGGCTGGAGCAGAGCAAGGGCTGGTACCCGCTGCCCGGCGTGACGCCCCCGGAAAACACCGAAACGATCATCACCGAGAATGGAATCGAATACCTGGTGGACTTCGAGAACGGACAAAAGACCGGTTTTTTCCTTGACCAGAAATATAACCGGCAGGCGGTGGCAAAGCTTGCGAAAGACAAACGGGTGCTCGACTGCTTCACCCACACCGGATCGTTTGCCCTGAACGCCGCGAAAGGCGGCGCGGGACATGTCACGGCGGTGGACATCTCGGAAGCGGCGGTAGCGCTCGCGCGGGAAAACGCGAAGCGAAACGGCCTTGACGGCCTTATGGACTTTCAGGCGGCGAACGTGTTCGACCTGCTGCCCACGCTGGAAAACGGTCCGGAGCGGTACGACTTCATCATCCTCGACCCGCCCGCCTTCACCAAAAGCCGCAAAACGGTCGAGTCCGCGTCGCGCGGCTACAAGGAGATCAACCTGCGCGCCATGAAACTGCTGCCGCGCGGCGGATATCTGGCCACCTGTTCCTGTTCGCACTTCATGACCGACGAGCTGTTTCGGAAGATGCTGCACGCCGCGGCGCGCGACGCGGCGGTGCAGCTGCGGCAGATCGAAGCGCGCCAGCAGGCTCCCGACCATCCGATCCTCTGGAATGTGCCGGAGACCGACTACCTGAAATTCTACCTGTTCCAGGTGGTCTGA
- the rplM gene encoding 50S ribosomal protein L13 → MSTTMPKAAEITRKWYILDAAGKPLGRTAATAANILRGKHKPDFAPNVDCGDHVIIINVEKAVLTGKKLEQKMYRHHSGWVGGLKEVKYRIFMQESPEKAMLLAVKGMIPDTTIGRKALTRCRVFKGAEHNHAAQKPQAWTL, encoded by the coding sequence ATGTCTACTACAATGCCTAAAGCAGCCGAAATTACCCGCAAGTGGTATATTCTCGACGCTGCTGGAAAACCGCTTGGACGTACGGCGGCCACCGCTGCCAACATCCTGCGCGGCAAACATAAGCCCGACTTCGCCCCGAATGTTGACTGCGGTGATCACGTCATCATCATCAATGTCGAGAAAGCGGTTCTGACCGGCAAAAAGCTCGAGCAGAAAATGTACCGCCATCACAGCGGATGGGTCGGCGGCCTCAAAGAGGTTAAATACAGAATCTTTATGCAGGAATCCCCGGAGAAAGCGATGCTGCTGGCTGTGAAGGGCATGATCCCTGACACCACGATCGGCCGCAAAGCGCTCACCAGATGCCGCGTTTTCAAAGGCGCAGAGCATAACCATGCCGCGCAGAAACCGCAGGCATGGACACTGTAA
- the rpsI gene encoding 30S ribosomal protein S9 — protein sequence MYESRPYFYGTGRRKQSVSRVRLYPGTGSITINGRDIDDYFGLETLKLVVRQPLNLTDTVGKFDVVCTVTGGGVSGQAGAIRHGISRALLQSSDEMRPILKKAGFLTRDPRMKERKKYGLKAARRAPQFSKR from the coding sequence ATGTACGAATCGAGACCTTATTTTTACGGCACCGGCAGAAGAAAACAGTCGGTTTCCCGTGTACGGCTGTATCCCGGCACCGGCTCCATCACCATCAATGGCCGTGACATCGACGATTATTTCGGCCTTGAAACCCTGAAACTGGTTGTCCGCCAGCCGCTGAACCTGACCGATACAGTCGGCAAGTTCGATGTCGTCTGCACCGTTACCGGCGGTGGCGTTTCCGGCCAGGCAGGCGCGATCCGCCATGGCATTTCCCGTGCGCTGCTCCAGTCGAGCGATGAGATGCGCCCCATCCTGAAGAAGGCCGGGTTCCTTACCCGTGATCCTCGTATGAAAGAGCGTAAGAAGTACGGACTCAAAGCGGCCCGCCGCGCTCCGCAGTTCTCCAAGCGCTGA
- a CDS encoding GntR family transcriptional regulator, which translates to MKSGDQLIVTSIVEVLRKKIISGELPPGKKMREVELSAEFCVSRTPIREAFRVLQSEGLLTYIPRCGVMVADGLDDLKVFEMIQVWGLLSTEASFLAAMNATDSEKAELLRIQDIMERDPFEPNKMGNLDHRLHGAIAKISRNSALYDYVCDIQSHLGSLAFATQFNERRYVNSVMEHKNMVDAIVNGHAELARAYTQIHFQLSAAFHRGNVQEFNQRLSGKKGP; encoded by the coding sequence GTGAAATCTGGTGATCAATTAATCGTAACTTCGATCGTCGAAGTACTACGCAAAAAAATTATTAGCGGGGAACTCCCGCCGGGCAAAAAAATGCGGGAGGTGGAACTGTCAGCCGAATTTTGCGTCAGCCGTACCCCCATCCGGGAAGCATTCCGTGTCCTGCAGTCCGAAGGACTGCTCACATATATTCCGCGCTGCGGGGTGATGGTAGCCGACGGGCTCGATGATCTGAAAGTATTTGAGATGATCCAGGTGTGGGGGCTTCTCTCTACCGAAGCGTCCTTTCTGGCTGCCATGAACGCCACCGATTCGGAGAAGGCGGAACTTTTGCGCATCCAGGACATCATGGAGCGGGATCCTTTTGAGCCAAACAAGATGGGGAATCTGGATCATCGGCTGCATGGCGCCATTGCGAAAATCAGCCGGAACTCCGCACTTTACGATTATGTCTGCGATATCCAGAGCCATCTGGGAAGCCTGGCTTTCGCGACCCAATTCAATGAACGCAGGTATGTAAATTCAGTGATGGAACACAAGAACATGGTAGATGCCATTGTCAACGGCCATGCCGAACTAGCGCGCGCCTACACCCAGATCCATTTCCAGCTGTCCGCGGCTTTCCACCGTGGCAACGTCCAAGAGTTCAATCAACGCCTTTCCGGGAAAAAAGGCCCGTGA
- a CDS encoding nucleotide-binding protein, which yields MAQVILVTAGRGGVGKSTVTALLGGALARAGKSVLLIEASHRSLDVMFDVADKVLFDLSDILEGRCEVAEAMLQVGATERLQLICAPMEPFDEIPLAVCEELMRALDTHFDFILVEADGHDRELLIVLTAVIDRAIIVATADPVSARDGRSVSDLLAAAGVIDIRLCVNMLPGDFLKRRTIPDLDWLIDQICAQLIAVIPYDKSMAVLHGLSQSINLSNISKMVFDNFAQRILGNYIDLLIQ from the coding sequence ATGGCACAGGTGATACTGGTGACCGCCGGACGCGGCGGCGTTGGAAAATCCACAGTGACCGCGCTTCTGGGCGGCGCGCTTGCGCGCGCCGGGAAAAGCGTGCTGCTGATCGAAGCTTCGCACCGTTCGCTCGACGTGATGTTCGATGTGGCGGACAAGGTGCTTTTTGATCTTTCGGATATTCTGGAGGGCAGGTGCGAGGTAGCTGAGGCGATGCTCCAGGTCGGCGCGACAGAACGGCTGCAACTCATCTGCGCGCCGATGGAACCGTTTGATGAGATCCCGCTGGCGGTTTGTGAGGAGCTGATGCGGGCGCTTGATACGCATTTTGATTTTATCCTGGTTGAAGCGGACGGACATGACCGGGAGCTGCTGATCGTGCTGACGGCGGTGATCGACCGCGCGATCATTGTGGCCACGGCAGATCCGGTGAGCGCCAGGGACGGGCGCTCGGTATCGGATCTGCTGGCCGCGGCGGGCGTGATAGATATCCGGCTGTGCGTCAATATGCTGCCGGGCGATTTTCTCAAACGGCGGACAATCCCGGATCTGGACTGGCTGATCGATCAGATCTGCGCACAGCTCATTGCAGTGATCCCTTACGATAAATCGATGGCCGTGTTGCATGGTCTGTCACAATCGATCAATTTGTCCAATATATCCAAAATGGTATTTGATAATTTTGCACAAAGAATTCTTGGAAACTATATTGATTTATTGATCCAATAA
- the hisS gene encoding histidine--tRNA ligase, which yields MALLTSAPRGTQDVIPAQSRKWQYIEQTALEVGRLFGFSEIRFPTFEHTELFNRSVGDTTDVVQKEMYTFNDKGGRSITLRPEGTAGVMRAVLQNGLLNDGIPLKVSYLTSCFRYEKPQAGRLREFHQFGVEMVGSANAAADAQVIGVAKAIFDKLGIKDLRLELNSIGCPECRAKYHAALKDYFTAHIDELCETCRGRLDKNPMRILDCKSPVCAEIAKGAPVVLDYICDDCRTHFETLKGNLDATGISYQVNPTIVRGLDYYTRTVFEFVATGIGAQGTVCGGGRYDGLIELLGGASTPSVGFAMGLERLLLVMEQQGCAFPDAKPCMLYIGSMGEPASRKAAELCTALREEGFYVDCDTVGRSIKAQMKYADKLHAKFSCIIGDNELAEGSVKIKRMDSGESETVFLDPNDLTRYIYGETLSDLNEFTDGTMGSVLRY from the coding sequence ATGGCATTACTCACAAGCGCCCCGCGCGGAACGCAGGACGTTATTCCGGCGCAGAGCCGGAAATGGCAGTATATCGAACAGACCGCGCTGGAAGTTGGCAGGCTGTTCGGCTTTTCGGAGATCCGCTTCCCGACCTTTGAGCACACCGAACTCTTCAACCGTTCGGTGGGCGATACGACCGACGTCGTCCAGAAGGAGATGTACACCTTCAATGACAAAGGCGGCCGTTCGATCACCCTGCGTCCGGAAGGCACCGCGGGTGTGATGCGCGCCGTGCTGCAAAACGGCCTGCTCAATGACGGCATCCCGCTCAAGGTGAGCTACCTGACCAGCTGCTTTCGGTATGAGAAACCGCAGGCGGGACGGCTGCGCGAATTTCACCAGTTTGGCGTGGAGATGGTCGGCTCCGCGAACGCCGCCGCCGACGCACAGGTCATTGGTGTGGCCAAAGCGATCTTTGACAAGCTCGGAATAAAGGATCTGCGGCTCGAGCTCAACTCGATCGGCTGTCCGGAATGCCGCGCGAAATACCACGCGGCGCTCAAGGACTACTTTACCGCGCATATCGATGAGCTCTGCGAAACCTGCCGCGGCCGGCTAGACAAGAATCCGATGCGCATCCTAGACTGCAAAAGCCCGGTTTGCGCGGAGATTGCGAAGGGCGCTCCAGTCGTGCTCGATTATATCTGTGACGATTGCCGTACGCACTTTGAAACACTCAAGGGCAATCTCGACGCAACGGGTATTTCCTACCAGGTGAACCCGACTATCGTGCGCGGGCTTGACTATTACACCCGTACGGTGTTTGAATTTGTCGCGACCGGCATCGGCGCGCAGGGAACCGTCTGCGGAGGCGGTCGGTACGACGGACTGATCGAGCTGCTCGGCGGCGCGTCCACCCCTTCGGTTGGATTTGCGATGGGGCTGGAACGGCTGCTGCTCGTGATGGAACAGCAGGGGTGCGCCTTCCCGGATGCCAAGCCCTGCATGCTTTATATCGGCAGCATGGGAGAACCCGCTTCCCGGAAAGCGGCGGAGCTCTGCACCGCGCTGCGCGAGGAGGGCTTTTACGTCGACTGCGACACCGTGGGGCGCAGTATCAAGGCGCAGATGAAATACGCGGATAAGCTGCATGCAAAGTTTAGCTGTATCATCGGCGACAATGAGCTTGCCGAGGGCAGCGTGAAAATCAAGCGGATGGACAGCGGAGAAAGTGAAACAGTCTTTCTCGACCCGAACGATCTGACTCGTTACATCTACGGCGAAACACTGAGCGACCTGAATGAATTCACCGACGGCACCATGGGTTCCGTTTTGCGCTACTGA